ATATAACGATGGCACAATTCCGAAAGGAACAGTAGAGGATGAAATAAAAAATAGAATAGACAATATCTATTTAGAAGTTAGTAAAAATATTGAGGATGGTCACTTTAAGGATGCCCTTGAGAGTATTTTTGATTTTGTTCGATTTGGTAACAAGTATTATGATTCAAGGGAGCCCTGGAAGACCAGACTTGCTGACAAAGAACTATGCGATAAGGCGCTCAATAATTGCGTTCAGATTATTGCAAATTTAGCTGTATTATTGCAACCTTTTTTACCGTTTTCTTCAGAAAAAATAATCCATTGGCTTAACCTTAAGAATGAATGGAAGCCCCAATATGTCCAAGAAGGATTGAAGATATCAGATATTTCCATACTCTTTGAAAGGCTTGACCAGAGAATAATTGAAGAGGAAAAGAAAAAATTAGGTTAAGAAGAATGTTGATATGTGTAATAAGGGATTTAATAATTACTGTTCTGAAAATGGATTAGGATATTTTAAATTATCAATATACTTTCTTATGGAATATATAGAAGACTAAGAAATATATAGTTCTAACGTAAAATATTGTTGTATATGGACTTTATAATTACAGTTGATTATAATTTTTTGAAGAAAGTCACTATAATGAATGATGGAGAGATAGGAGAATAGTATTGACTTTGATTTGAGGAGGATAAAATTATGAAAATAAAAGTATTTCAGGTTAATTCATTTGCGAAGACTGTCCAAGGTGGAAATGCAGCAGGTGTCGTACTGGATGCAGATGGTCTAAAAGAGAGAGATATGAAGAAGATTGCCAAAATCATTGGATATAGCGAAACAGCTTTTGTGAGCAAATCTGAAGGAGCTGATTTTAAAGTACGGTTTTTTACTCCCCAAGAAGAGGTAGATCTCTGTGGACATGCAACCATTGCTACGTTCCATACAATGGCAGAGCAGGGGCGTATTCTTCCAGATAAGTATACTCAGGAAACTAAGGCGGGTGTTCTTCAAGTAGAGGTAAAAAAGGATCATACTATCATGATGAATCAAAATATACCGCAGTTCTTCGAAATAGTTAGTAAA
This portion of the Defluviitalea raffinosedens genome encodes:
- a CDS encoding class I tRNA ligase family protein; this translates as MGRQGTTHYYVHGKDNIPFHTIILPALLLAHGVNLHLPDDIISSEYLTLEGRKISTSQNWAIWMKDIVEKYNPDSIRYFFMANGPEKRDTDFSWREFVERNNNELLGSYGNFVNRTLAFIVKYNDGTIPKGTVEDEIKNRIDNIYLEVSKNIEDGHFKDALESIFDFVRFGNKYYDSREPWKTRLADKELCDKALNNCVQIIANLAVLLQPFLPFSSEKIIHWLNLKNEWKPQYVQEGLKISDISILFERLDQRIIEEEKKKLG